TCGCGTGATTGCAACCGGTCGGGTGGTCGGCGGCGGCAAGACCCTCAAATTTGCCGAATCCGAATTGAGGGATGAGGCCGGGCGGCTGCTGGCGACATGCAGTGCAACATTCAAGATTCTGAGAAGGTCATGAAAGAAACAGCCTCGAAAAGCCTCCTGATTGAGCGCCGCGATGCGAGCCTTGTGCTGACGTTGAACCGCCCCGGAAAACGCAACGCGCTCAGCCCGGAAATTTATGACGGCCTGCTGAACGGGCTGGAACTGGCGCAGGCTGAAGACAGTATCGCCAATATTGTCATTCAGGGGGCGGAGGGATTTTTCTGCGCTGGTGGCGATCTGAACGCGCTGGCGGAACGCGCCGCCTTGCCACGCGACAAGCGCGAGCAGCGCATTCAGGCTTTGCACGATGTCGTGCGTGCGGTCAGAACCTGCCGCAAGCCGGTGATTGCCGCGATCGAGGGCGGTGCTGCCGGGGCAGGTGCCTCGCTTGCGCTTGCGGCTGATATGATCGTCGCTGCGACCGATGCTTATTTCCGCATGGCCTATGTCAAGGTCGGGCTGGTCCCGGATGGCGGCGCGACGGCGTCCTTGTTACGCGCCCTGCCGCCCCAGAAGGTCGCGGAGATTTTTCTGCTGGGGGAACCGATCTCGGCGTTGCGCCTCGCGCAGTTCGGGATTGTGAACCGCATCGCCGCGACCGGGGGTGCTCTTGGCCTTGCGCTGAAGCTGGGGGAAGAACTGGCCACTGGCGCGCTCGGCGCGCAGTCGGAAATTCTGGCGATGCTCGACAGCGCCGCCGATCTGGCTTTTGATGACCAGATGGATCGGGAGAAGCAACTCATGGCAAGTGCGCTCGGCGGGGCGGAGGCGGCAGAAGGCATCGCCGCGTTCATGAAGCGCCGCAAGCCGGAGTTCGACGGATTGGCCGCAACCGCTTCGAATTGCAGCGGCTGAATTGGTGGCCGAATAAAAGAAGGAGAAACTGATGAACATCCTCGTGCCGGTTAAGCGCGTGATTGACTATAATGTGAAGCCGAAGGTTAAGTCTGACGGTTCCGGTGTTGATCTTGCGAATGTGAAGATGTCGATGAACCCGTTTGACGAGATTGCCGTGGAAGAGGCGATCCGTCTGAAGGAGGCGGGGACGGCGGAAGAGGTCGTGGTGGTCTCGATCGGCGTGAAGCAGGCGCAGGAGACGCTGCGCACGGCGCTGGCCATGGGCGCAGACCGGGCCATTCTGGTGGTCGCGGCGGATGATGTGCATCAGGATATCGAGCCGCTGGCGGTCGCGAAGATCCTGAAGGCTGTCATCGACGCCGAAGCCCCGAAGCTGGTCATCGCCGGCAAACAGGCCATCGACAACGACATGAACGCCACCGGCCAGATGCTGGCAGCCCTGCTCGGCTGGGGTCAGGCGACATTCGCGTCGAAGCTGGAGATCGCGGGCGATGCGGCCAAGGT
The genomic region above belongs to Paracoccus sp. SCSIO 75233 and contains:
- a CDS encoding oxepin-CoA hydrolase, alternative type, whose translation is MKETASKSLLIERRDASLVLTLNRPGKRNALSPEIYDGLLNGLELAQAEDSIANIVIQGAEGFFCAGGDLNALAERAALPRDKREQRIQALHDVVRAVRTCRKPVIAAIEGGAAGAGASLALAADMIVAATDAYFRMAYVKVGLVPDGGATASLLRALPPQKVAEIFLLGEPISALRLAQFGIVNRIAATGGALGLALKLGEELATGALGAQSEILAMLDSAADLAFDDQMDREKQLMASALGGAEAAEGIAAFMKRRKPEFDGLAATASNCSG
- a CDS encoding electron transfer flavoprotein subunit beta/FixA family protein, whose translation is MNILVPVKRVIDYNVKPKVKSDGSGVDLANVKMSMNPFDEIAVEEAIRLKEAGTAEEVVVVSIGVKQAQETLRTALAMGADRAILVVAADDVHQDIEPLAVAKILKAVIDAEAPKLVIAGKQAIDNDMNATGQMLAALLGWGQATFASKLEIAGDAAKVTREVDGGLQTIEVKLPAIVTADLRLNEPRYASLPNIMKAKKKPLDEKTAADYGVDVTPRLEITHTAEPEGRKAGIIVGDVDELVSKLKEAGVV